In Monodelphis domestica isolate mMonDom1 chromosome 4, mMonDom1.pri, whole genome shotgun sequence, one DNA window encodes the following:
- the TMC4 gene encoding transmembrane channel-like protein 4 isoform X4 yields the protein MNGGGGAEIRGSLRGHVGQGPQMALSPLLCPLEPLYPLSSPPSGPSLPALLSQLPSSATVRYRGPGIPPWGAPEPCLEQSGQGHQARGKAAPATSPEEPPESQALRELPWPMEAKRYLWKRQGDRPTKQVVGMRGSKGALLLGRAWAPLAGIPKMLEPWRTTLMKIGGEWGPGTSGPPAGPGPGPTDVPLFPPGQYGAGTESYFRLLRFLLGLNILGALFQGALTLLPLFLLGPLPQPPSPGVSQPCGSYDPRPGGLVDYPTLLTNLLSGEGHLEWSPLFYGFYPVQLRGGTFQLPLAYLLSTFVSGLLCLLLILRRSVSGLKQTLLSESGALTSYSHRIFSAWDFRLQGAGPAELRRRALRYELQVTGGTAERAGPWTGPTSRGREELGTELRARGETNSPGLDRADSRRSVLPPGQVELEEAAARKSAEARSRGQWAALWGARTLLNLLMLALLGAAFYGIYWATDPDGRLQNDRVVQEVPILKLLVAYLPSIFMSGANLILPPVLGLLTGLEGYTRSRQVQLILLRTVFLRLASLVVLLGSLWKQITCGGNPEAEACATCGYAYRELPCWETRLGQEMYKLLLFDLLTCLAVPLLVQFPRKLLGSMCGGPLGRLLGTLEFQVPDEVLGLVYGQTLVWVGGFYCPLLALLNTAKFLLLFYLKRFTLFTFFSPASRTFRASTANFFFPLVLLLGLALSAVPVLYGIFVIPPSKLCGPFQGQVNIWASIPNAIQGLSQGVRDFLFSLGTLSFAVPLMLASSILMVYTLTLASSYGRLVSTLKGHIKMESESKVLLAKRIVELGGKNHDLH from the exons ATGAACGGGGGAGGGGGTGCAGAGATACGTGGGTCCCTGAGGGGGCACGTGGGCCAAGGCCCCCAGATggccctctctcccctcctgtgTCCCCTTGAGCCTCTCTACCCTTTGTCCTCCCCACCCTCAGGCCCATCCCTGCCAGCCCTCCTTAGCCAGCTCCCCAGCTCAGCCACAGTGAGATACCGGGGACCCGGGATACCTCCCTGGGGAGCCCCAGAGCCATGTCTGGAGCAGAGCGGGCAGGGCCACCAAGCACGGGGAAAAGCTGCCCCAGCAACGTCCCCAGAAGAGCCCCCGGAATCCCAGGCCCTTCGGGAGCTGCCCTGGCCCATGGAGGCCAAACGCTATCTATG GAAGCGTCAAGGGGACAGGCCGACCAAGCAGGTGGTGGGCATGAGAGGATCCAAGGGGGCCCTGCTCCTGGGCCGAGCTTGGGCTCCTTTGGCTGGAATCCCAAAGATGCTAGAACCCTGGAGGACCACCCTGATGAAGATTGGGGGTGAGTGGGGCCCAGGGACATCGGGGCCCCCTGCAGGGCCTGGACCGGGGCCCACTGACgtccccctcttccctccaggCCAGTACGGGGCAGGCACCGAGTCCTACTTCAGACTACTTCGCTTCCTGCTGGGCCTGAACATTCTGGGGGCCTTGTTCCAAGGAGCTCTGACCCTGCTGCCTCTCTTCCTGTTGggtcccctcccccagcccccctcTCCTGGGGTCTCTCAGCCTTGTGGCTCCTATGACCCTCGGCCTGGGGGCCTGGTGGACTACCCCACCCTCCTCACCAACCTGCTCTCTGGAGAG GGTCACCTGGAGTGGTCCCCCCTCTTCTATGGCTTCTACCCAGTGCAGCTGAGAGGTGGCACCTTCCAGCTGCCCCTCGCCTACCTGTTGTCCACATTTGTGTCGGGCCTCCTGTGCCTTCTTCTGATCCTCCGCAG GTCGGTATCAGGCCTCAAGCAGACCCTGCTCAGCGAATCCGGGGCTCTCACCAGCTACAGCCACCGGATCTTCTCCGCCTGGGACTTCAGGCTCCAGGGCGCCGGCCCGGCGGAGCTCCGCAGGCGAGCGCTCCGCTACGAGCTGCAGGTAACCGGGGGGACGGCAGAGAGAGCAGGACCATGGACAGGGCCCACCAGCCGAGGGCGGGAGGAGCTCGGAACGGAGCTGAGAGCGCGCGGGGAGACAAACTCCCCGGGACTGGACCGGGCAGACTCACGGCGGTCTGTTCTCCCGCCTGGCCAGGTGGAACTGGAGGAGGCCGCAGCGAGGAAGAGCGCGGAGGCCCGGAGCCGGGGGCAGTGGGCTGCGCTGTGGGGGGCTCGGACCCTCCTTAACCTGCTTATGCTGGCCTTGCTCGGGGCAGCCTTCTACGGGATCTACTGGGCCACGGACCCCGACGGGAGGCTGCAG AACGACCGTGTGGTCCAGGAAGTCCCCATTCTGAAGCTGCTGGTCGCCTATCTGCCGTCCATCTTCATGTCCGGTGCTAACCTGATCCTGCCGCCCGTCTTGGGCCTTCTCACCGGCCTCGAGGGCTACACTCGGAGCCGCCAGGTCCAGCTCATCCTCCTCAG gaCCGTGTTTCTCCGGCTGGCCTCGCTCGTGGTCCTGCTCGGGTCCCTCTGGAAGCAGATCACCTGTGGGGGCAACCCCGAGGCTGAGGCCTGCGCCACCTGCGGCTACGCCTACAGGGAACTACCG TGTTGGGAGACTCGGCTAGGGCAGGAGATGTACAAGCTGCTGCTGTTTGACCTGCTGACCTGCCTGGCCGTGCCTCTGCTGGTTCAGTTCCCACGCAA ACTCCTGGGCAGTATGTGTGGGGGTCCTCTGGGCCGGCTGTTGGGAACCCTGGAGTTCCAAGTCCCCGACGAAGTATTGGGGCTGGTGTACGGCCAGACACTTGTCTGGGTTGGTGGCTTCTACTGCCCCCTCCTGGCGCTGCTCAATACAGCCAAGTTCCTACTCCTCTTCTACCTAAAGAGG TTTACTCTCTTCACCTTCTTCTCACCGGCTTCTCGCACCTTCCGGGCCTCCACAGCGAACTTCTTCTTCCCACTGGTGCTGCTCCTGGGCTTGGCCCTGTCCGCTGTCCCTGTGCTCTATGGCATTTTCGT GATCCCACCGTCCAAGCTGTGTGGCCCCTTCCAGGGTCAAGTAAACATTTGGGCTTCAATACCTAATGCCATCCAGGGCCTGTCTCAGGGGGTCCgagattttcttttctccctgggGACCCTCAGCTTCGCTGTCCCTCTGATGCTGGCGTCCAG CATTCTGATGGTCTACACCTTAACGCTGGCCAGCTCCTACGGCCGCCTGGTCTCCACGCTGAAGGGACACATCAAGATG gagAGCGAGAGTAAAGTGCTGTTGGCCAAGAGGATTGTGGAGCTCGGCGGGAAGAACCACGACCTCCACTGA
- the TMC4 gene encoding transmembrane channel-like protein 4 isoform X5, whose amino-acid sequence MNGGGGAEIRGSLRGHVGQGPQMALSPLLCPLEPLYPLSSPPSGPSLPALLSQLPSSATVRYRGPGIPPWGAPEPCLEQSGQGHQARGKAAPATSPEEPPESQALRELPWPMEAKRYLWKRQGDRPTKQVVGMRGSKGALLLGRAWAPLAGIPKMLEPWRTTLMKIGGEWGPGTSGPPAGPGPGPTDVPLFPPGQYGAGTESYFRLLRFLLGLNILGALFQGALTLLPLFLLGPLPQPPSPGVSQPCGSYDPRPGGLVDYPTLLTNLLSGEGHLEWSPLFYGFYPVQLRGGTFQLPLAYLLSTFVSGLLCLLLILRRWDGGRALFPRAPGPRSPSHKPPAALSPADSTPRSVSGLKQTLLSESGALTSYSHRIFSAWDFRLQGAGPAELRRRALRYELQVELEEAAARKSAEARSRGQWAALWGARTLLNLLMLALLGAAFYGIYWATDPDGRLQNDRVVQEVPILKLLVAYLPSIFMSGANLILPPVLGLLTGLEGYTRSRQVQLILLRTVFLRLASLVVLLGSLWKQITCGGNPEAEACATCGYAYRELPCWETRLGQEMYKLLLFDLLTCLAVPLLVQFPRKLLGSMCGGPLGRLLGTLEFQVPDEVLGLVYGQTLVWVGGFYCPLLALLNTAKFLLLFYLKRFTLFTFFSPASRTFRASTANFFFPLVLLLGLALSAVPVLYGIFVIPPSKLCGPFQGQVNIWASIPNAIQGLSQGVRDFLFSLGTLSFAVPLMLASSILMVYTLTLASSYGRLVSTLKGHIKMESESKVLLAKRIVELGGKNHDLH is encoded by the exons ATGAACGGGGGAGGGGGTGCAGAGATACGTGGGTCCCTGAGGGGGCACGTGGGCCAAGGCCCCCAGATggccctctctcccctcctgtgTCCCCTTGAGCCTCTCTACCCTTTGTCCTCCCCACCCTCAGGCCCATCCCTGCCAGCCCTCCTTAGCCAGCTCCCCAGCTCAGCCACAGTGAGATACCGGGGACCCGGGATACCTCCCTGGGGAGCCCCAGAGCCATGTCTGGAGCAGAGCGGGCAGGGCCACCAAGCACGGGGAAAAGCTGCCCCAGCAACGTCCCCAGAAGAGCCCCCGGAATCCCAGGCCCTTCGGGAGCTGCCCTGGCCCATGGAGGCCAAACGCTATCTATG GAAGCGTCAAGGGGACAGGCCGACCAAGCAGGTGGTGGGCATGAGAGGATCCAAGGGGGCCCTGCTCCTGGGCCGAGCTTGGGCTCCTTTGGCTGGAATCCCAAAGATGCTAGAACCCTGGAGGACCACCCTGATGAAGATTGGGGGTGAGTGGGGCCCAGGGACATCGGGGCCCCCTGCAGGGCCTGGACCGGGGCCCACTGACgtccccctcttccctccaggCCAGTACGGGGCAGGCACCGAGTCCTACTTCAGACTACTTCGCTTCCTGCTGGGCCTGAACATTCTGGGGGCCTTGTTCCAAGGAGCTCTGACCCTGCTGCCTCTCTTCCTGTTGggtcccctcccccagcccccctcTCCTGGGGTCTCTCAGCCTTGTGGCTCCTATGACCCTCGGCCTGGGGGCCTGGTGGACTACCCCACCCTCCTCACCAACCTGCTCTCTGGAGAG GGTCACCTGGAGTGGTCCCCCCTCTTCTATGGCTTCTACCCAGTGCAGCTGAGAGGTGGCACCTTCCAGCTGCCCCTCGCCTACCTGTTGTCCACATTTGTGTCGGGCCTCCTGTGCCTTCTTCTGATCCTCCGCAGGTGGGATGGCGGGAGGGCTCTATTTCCCAGGGCCCCTGGGCCCAGAAGCCCCTCCCACAAACCTCCGGCAGCTCTGAGCCCCGCTGACTCCACCCCCAGGTCGGTATCAGGCCTCAAGCAGACCCTGCTCAGCGAATCCGGGGCTCTCACCAGCTACAGCCACCGGATCTTCTCCGCCTGGGACTTCAGGCTCCAGGGCGCCGGCCCGGCGGAGCTCCGCAGGCGAGCGCTCCGCTACGAGCTGCAG GTGGAACTGGAGGAGGCCGCAGCGAGGAAGAGCGCGGAGGCCCGGAGCCGGGGGCAGTGGGCTGCGCTGTGGGGGGCTCGGACCCTCCTTAACCTGCTTATGCTGGCCTTGCTCGGGGCAGCCTTCTACGGGATCTACTGGGCCACGGACCCCGACGGGAGGCTGCAG AACGACCGTGTGGTCCAGGAAGTCCCCATTCTGAAGCTGCTGGTCGCCTATCTGCCGTCCATCTTCATGTCCGGTGCTAACCTGATCCTGCCGCCCGTCTTGGGCCTTCTCACCGGCCTCGAGGGCTACACTCGGAGCCGCCAGGTCCAGCTCATCCTCCTCAG gaCCGTGTTTCTCCGGCTGGCCTCGCTCGTGGTCCTGCTCGGGTCCCTCTGGAAGCAGATCACCTGTGGGGGCAACCCCGAGGCTGAGGCCTGCGCCACCTGCGGCTACGCCTACAGGGAACTACCG TGTTGGGAGACTCGGCTAGGGCAGGAGATGTACAAGCTGCTGCTGTTTGACCTGCTGACCTGCCTGGCCGTGCCTCTGCTGGTTCAGTTCCCACGCAA ACTCCTGGGCAGTATGTGTGGGGGTCCTCTGGGCCGGCTGTTGGGAACCCTGGAGTTCCAAGTCCCCGACGAAGTATTGGGGCTGGTGTACGGCCAGACACTTGTCTGGGTTGGTGGCTTCTACTGCCCCCTCCTGGCGCTGCTCAATACAGCCAAGTTCCTACTCCTCTTCTACCTAAAGAGG TTTACTCTCTTCACCTTCTTCTCACCGGCTTCTCGCACCTTCCGGGCCTCCACAGCGAACTTCTTCTTCCCACTGGTGCTGCTCCTGGGCTTGGCCCTGTCCGCTGTCCCTGTGCTCTATGGCATTTTCGT GATCCCACCGTCCAAGCTGTGTGGCCCCTTCCAGGGTCAAGTAAACATTTGGGCTTCAATACCTAATGCCATCCAGGGCCTGTCTCAGGGGGTCCgagattttcttttctccctgggGACCCTCAGCTTCGCTGTCCCTCTGATGCTGGCGTCCAG CATTCTGATGGTCTACACCTTAACGCTGGCCAGCTCCTACGGCCGCCTGGTCTCCACGCTGAAGGGACACATCAAGATG gagAGCGAGAGTAAAGTGCTGTTGGCCAAGAGGATTGTGGAGCTCGGCGGGAAGAACCACGACCTCCACTGA
- the TMC4 gene encoding transmembrane channel-like protein 4 isoform X6, whose amino-acid sequence MNGGGGAEIRGSLRGHVGQGPQMALSPLLCPLEPLYPLSSPPSGPSLPALLSQLPSSATVRYRGPGIPPWGAPEPCLEQSGQGHQARGKAAPATSPEEPPESQALRELPWPMEAKRYLWKRQGDRPTKQVVGMRGSKGALLLGRAWAPLAGIPKMLEPWRTTLMKIGGQYGAGTESYFRLLRFLLGLNILGALFQGALTLLPLFLLGPLPQPPSPGVSQPCGSYDPRPGGLVDYPTLLTNLLSGEGHLEWSPLFYGFYPVQLRGGTFQLPLAYLLSTFVSGLLCLLLILRRSVSGLKQTLLSESGALTSYSHRIFSAWDFRLQGAGPAELRRRALRYELQVELEEAAARKSAEARSRGQWAALWGARTLLNLLMLALLGAAFYGIYWATDPDGRLQNDRVVQEVPILKLLVAYLPSIFMSGANLILPPVLGLLTGLEGYTRSRQVQLILLRTVFLRLASLVVLLGSLWKQITCGGNPEAEACATCGYAYRELPCWETRLGQEMYKLLLFDLLTCLAVPLLVQFPRKLLGSMCGGPLGRLLGTLEFQVPDEVLGLVYGQTLVWVGGFYCPLLALLNTAKFLLLFYLKRFTLFTFFSPASRTFRASTANFFFPLVLLLGLALSAVPVLYGIFVIPPSKLCGPFQGQVNIWASIPNAIQGLSQGVRDFLFSLGTLSFAVPLMLASSILMVYTLTLASSYGRLVSTLKGHIKMESESKVLLAKRIVELGGKNHDLH is encoded by the exons ATGAACGGGGGAGGGGGTGCAGAGATACGTGGGTCCCTGAGGGGGCACGTGGGCCAAGGCCCCCAGATggccctctctcccctcctgtgTCCCCTTGAGCCTCTCTACCCTTTGTCCTCCCCACCCTCAGGCCCATCCCTGCCAGCCCTCCTTAGCCAGCTCCCCAGCTCAGCCACAGTGAGATACCGGGGACCCGGGATACCTCCCTGGGGAGCCCCAGAGCCATGTCTGGAGCAGAGCGGGCAGGGCCACCAAGCACGGGGAAAAGCTGCCCCAGCAACGTCCCCAGAAGAGCCCCCGGAATCCCAGGCCCTTCGGGAGCTGCCCTGGCCCATGGAGGCCAAACGCTATCTATG GAAGCGTCAAGGGGACAGGCCGACCAAGCAGGTGGTGGGCATGAGAGGATCCAAGGGGGCCCTGCTCCTGGGCCGAGCTTGGGCTCCTTTGGCTGGAATCCCAAAGATGCTAGAACCCTGGAGGACCACCCTGATGAAGATTGGGG gCCAGTACGGGGCAGGCACCGAGTCCTACTTCAGACTACTTCGCTTCCTGCTGGGCCTGAACATTCTGGGGGCCTTGTTCCAAGGAGCTCTGACCCTGCTGCCTCTCTTCCTGTTGggtcccctcccccagcccccctcTCCTGGGGTCTCTCAGCCTTGTGGCTCCTATGACCCTCGGCCTGGGGGCCTGGTGGACTACCCCACCCTCCTCACCAACCTGCTCTCTGGAGAG GGTCACCTGGAGTGGTCCCCCCTCTTCTATGGCTTCTACCCAGTGCAGCTGAGAGGTGGCACCTTCCAGCTGCCCCTCGCCTACCTGTTGTCCACATTTGTGTCGGGCCTCCTGTGCCTTCTTCTGATCCTCCGCAG GTCGGTATCAGGCCTCAAGCAGACCCTGCTCAGCGAATCCGGGGCTCTCACCAGCTACAGCCACCGGATCTTCTCCGCCTGGGACTTCAGGCTCCAGGGCGCCGGCCCGGCGGAGCTCCGCAGGCGAGCGCTCCGCTACGAGCTGCAG GTGGAACTGGAGGAGGCCGCAGCGAGGAAGAGCGCGGAGGCCCGGAGCCGGGGGCAGTGGGCTGCGCTGTGGGGGGCTCGGACCCTCCTTAACCTGCTTATGCTGGCCTTGCTCGGGGCAGCCTTCTACGGGATCTACTGGGCCACGGACCCCGACGGGAGGCTGCAG AACGACCGTGTGGTCCAGGAAGTCCCCATTCTGAAGCTGCTGGTCGCCTATCTGCCGTCCATCTTCATGTCCGGTGCTAACCTGATCCTGCCGCCCGTCTTGGGCCTTCTCACCGGCCTCGAGGGCTACACTCGGAGCCGCCAGGTCCAGCTCATCCTCCTCAG gaCCGTGTTTCTCCGGCTGGCCTCGCTCGTGGTCCTGCTCGGGTCCCTCTGGAAGCAGATCACCTGTGGGGGCAACCCCGAGGCTGAGGCCTGCGCCACCTGCGGCTACGCCTACAGGGAACTACCG TGTTGGGAGACTCGGCTAGGGCAGGAGATGTACAAGCTGCTGCTGTTTGACCTGCTGACCTGCCTGGCCGTGCCTCTGCTGGTTCAGTTCCCACGCAA ACTCCTGGGCAGTATGTGTGGGGGTCCTCTGGGCCGGCTGTTGGGAACCCTGGAGTTCCAAGTCCCCGACGAAGTATTGGGGCTGGTGTACGGCCAGACACTTGTCTGGGTTGGTGGCTTCTACTGCCCCCTCCTGGCGCTGCTCAATACAGCCAAGTTCCTACTCCTCTTCTACCTAAAGAGG TTTACTCTCTTCACCTTCTTCTCACCGGCTTCTCGCACCTTCCGGGCCTCCACAGCGAACTTCTTCTTCCCACTGGTGCTGCTCCTGGGCTTGGCCCTGTCCGCTGTCCCTGTGCTCTATGGCATTTTCGT GATCCCACCGTCCAAGCTGTGTGGCCCCTTCCAGGGTCAAGTAAACATTTGGGCTTCAATACCTAATGCCATCCAGGGCCTGTCTCAGGGGGTCCgagattttcttttctccctgggGACCCTCAGCTTCGCTGTCCCTCTGATGCTGGCGTCCAG CATTCTGATGGTCTACACCTTAACGCTGGCCAGCTCCTACGGCCGCCTGGTCTCCACGCTGAAGGGACACATCAAGATG gagAGCGAGAGTAAAGTGCTGTTGGCCAAGAGGATTGTGGAGCTCGGCGGGAAGAACCACGACCTCCACTGA
- the TMC4 gene encoding transmembrane channel-like protein 4 isoform X8 yields MNGGGGAEIRGSLRGHVGQGPQMALSPLLCPLEPLYPLSSPPSGPSLPALLSQLPSSATVRYRGPGIPPWGAPEPCLEQSGQGHQARGKAAPATSPEEPPESQALRELPWPMEAKRYLWKRQGDRPTKQVVGMRGSKGALLLGRAWAPLAGIPKMLEPWRTTLMKIGGEWGPGTSGPPAGPGPGPTDVPLFPPGQYGAGTESYFRLLRFLLGLNILGALFQGALTLLPLFLLGPLPQPPSPGVSQPCGSYDPRPGGLVDYPTLLTNLLSGEGHLEWSPLFYGFYPVQLRGGTFQLPLAYLLSTFVSGLLCLLLILRRWDGGRALFPRAPGPRSPSHKPPAALSPADSTPRSVSGLKQTLLSESGALTSYSHRIFSAWDFRLQGAGPAELRRRALRYELQVELEEAAARKSAEARSRGQWAALWGARTLLNLLMLALLGAAFYGIYWATDPDGRLQNDRVVQEVPILKLLVAYLPSIFMSGANLILPPVLGLLTGLEGYTRSRQVQLILLRTVFLRLASLVVLLGSLWKQITCGGNPEAEACATCGYAYRELPCWETRLGQEMYKLLLFDLLTCLAVPLLVQFPRNLLSSPSSHRLLAPSGPPQRTSSSHWCCSWAWPCPLSLCSMAFS; encoded by the exons ATGAACGGGGGAGGGGGTGCAGAGATACGTGGGTCCCTGAGGGGGCACGTGGGCCAAGGCCCCCAGATggccctctctcccctcctgtgTCCCCTTGAGCCTCTCTACCCTTTGTCCTCCCCACCCTCAGGCCCATCCCTGCCAGCCCTCCTTAGCCAGCTCCCCAGCTCAGCCACAGTGAGATACCGGGGACCCGGGATACCTCCCTGGGGAGCCCCAGAGCCATGTCTGGAGCAGAGCGGGCAGGGCCACCAAGCACGGGGAAAAGCTGCCCCAGCAACGTCCCCAGAAGAGCCCCCGGAATCCCAGGCCCTTCGGGAGCTGCCCTGGCCCATGGAGGCCAAACGCTATCTATG GAAGCGTCAAGGGGACAGGCCGACCAAGCAGGTGGTGGGCATGAGAGGATCCAAGGGGGCCCTGCTCCTGGGCCGAGCTTGGGCTCCTTTGGCTGGAATCCCAAAGATGCTAGAACCCTGGAGGACCACCCTGATGAAGATTGGGGGTGAGTGGGGCCCAGGGACATCGGGGCCCCCTGCAGGGCCTGGACCGGGGCCCACTGACgtccccctcttccctccaggCCAGTACGGGGCAGGCACCGAGTCCTACTTCAGACTACTTCGCTTCCTGCTGGGCCTGAACATTCTGGGGGCCTTGTTCCAAGGAGCTCTGACCCTGCTGCCTCTCTTCCTGTTGggtcccctcccccagcccccctcTCCTGGGGTCTCTCAGCCTTGTGGCTCCTATGACCCTCGGCCTGGGGGCCTGGTGGACTACCCCACCCTCCTCACCAACCTGCTCTCTGGAGAG GGTCACCTGGAGTGGTCCCCCCTCTTCTATGGCTTCTACCCAGTGCAGCTGAGAGGTGGCACCTTCCAGCTGCCCCTCGCCTACCTGTTGTCCACATTTGTGTCGGGCCTCCTGTGCCTTCTTCTGATCCTCCGCAGGTGGGATGGCGGGAGGGCTCTATTTCCCAGGGCCCCTGGGCCCAGAAGCCCCTCCCACAAACCTCCGGCAGCTCTGAGCCCCGCTGACTCCACCCCCAGGTCGGTATCAGGCCTCAAGCAGACCCTGCTCAGCGAATCCGGGGCTCTCACCAGCTACAGCCACCGGATCTTCTCCGCCTGGGACTTCAGGCTCCAGGGCGCCGGCCCGGCGGAGCTCCGCAGGCGAGCGCTCCGCTACGAGCTGCAG GTGGAACTGGAGGAGGCCGCAGCGAGGAAGAGCGCGGAGGCCCGGAGCCGGGGGCAGTGGGCTGCGCTGTGGGGGGCTCGGACCCTCCTTAACCTGCTTATGCTGGCCTTGCTCGGGGCAGCCTTCTACGGGATCTACTGGGCCACGGACCCCGACGGGAGGCTGCAG AACGACCGTGTGGTCCAGGAAGTCCCCATTCTGAAGCTGCTGGTCGCCTATCTGCCGTCCATCTTCATGTCCGGTGCTAACCTGATCCTGCCGCCCGTCTTGGGCCTTCTCACCGGCCTCGAGGGCTACACTCGGAGCCGCCAGGTCCAGCTCATCCTCCTCAG gaCCGTGTTTCTCCGGCTGGCCTCGCTCGTGGTCCTGCTCGGGTCCCTCTGGAAGCAGATCACCTGTGGGGGCAACCCCGAGGCTGAGGCCTGCGCCACCTGCGGCTACGCCTACAGGGAACTACCG TGTTGGGAGACTCGGCTAGGGCAGGAGATGTACAAGCTGCTGCTGTTTGACCTGCTGACCTGCCTGGCCGTGCCTCTGCTGGTTCAGTTCCCACGCAA TTTACTCTCTTCACCTTCTTCTCACCGGCTTCTCGCACCTTCCGGGCCTCCACAGCGAACTTCTTCTTCCCACTGGTGCTGCTCCTGGGCTTGGCCCTGTCCGCTGTCCCTGTGCTCTATGGCATTTTCGT GA